Proteins from one Coffea arabica cultivar ET-39 chromosome 8c, Coffea Arabica ET-39 HiFi, whole genome shotgun sequence genomic window:
- the LOC113707370 gene encoding expansin-like B1, whose protein sequence is MECNMGSSILCKSCLFSSILLLLVAESHSQGIVSRATYYKSSDGFGTPTGACGYGEYGRKINGGRVTGVSKLYRNGAGCGACYQVKCKVPLYCSEDGTTVVVTDHGEGAHIADFVLSQNAFAEMALPDTASKLFSYGVIGVEYNRIPCLYDADLLLKVHETSKYPVYLAVLLLFLPGADDITAFQVWQEESNEWKPMHRAYGAVYDITNPPLGALTLRFLVTVSADYNYWVQLDNVLPTDWEAGLTYNTGISS, encoded by the exons ATGGAATGTAACATGGGTTCATCCATTCTTTGCAAAAGTTGTTTGTTTTCGAGTATTCTGCTGCTTTTGGTTGCAGAATCCCACAGCCAAGGAATTGTCTCAAGAGCAACCTATTATAAGTCCTCTGATGGCTTTGGAACTCCAA CTGGAGCTTGTGGATATGGAGAATATGGGCGTAAAATCAATGGTGGTCGAGTTACTGGAGTTTCCAAGCTCTACAGAAATGGAGCTGGTTGCGGAGCATGTTATCAG GTCAAGTGCAAGGTACCACTTTACTGCAGTGAGGATGGAACCACGGTGGTGGTAACAGATCATGGTGAAGGTGCACATATTGCAGACTTTGTCTTGAGTCAAAATGCATTTGCAGAAATGGCACTTCCAGATACGGCTTCAAAGCTCTTCTCATATGGAGTAATTGGGGTAGAATACAATAGAATCCCATGTCTCTATGATGCCGATTTGCTTCTAAAAGTCCACGAGACTAGCAAGTATCCTGTTTACTTGGCCGTGTTGTTGTTGTTCTTGCCTGGTGCAGATGATATCACTGCATTCCAAGTCTGGCAG GAGGAAAGCAATGAATGGAAACCAATGCATAGAGCCTATGGAGCTGTATATGACATAACAAATCCACCACTAGGAGCCTTGACCTTGAGGTTCCTAGTGACTGTCTCTGCAGACTACAATTATTGGGTGCAACTAGATAATGTGCTTCCAACAGACTGGGAAGCTGGACTCACTTATAACACTGGCATTTCCTCTTAA